A single genomic interval of bacterium harbors:
- a CDS encoding UPF0280 family protein — translation MYYRNQITNSDLRRFHVVIKETNLFILAETDLTLQATQAVQKYRRELEDYIRSDPDFLDTFTPYRVDSSIPWIVQDMARASECAGVGPMAAVAGAIAERVGLELLNYSSEVVVENGGDIFIKTLKPRTVGIYAGRSIISHRVGLRIEPEETPLGICTSSGTVGPSISFGRADAVVAVASSTPLADAAATFIGNSVKTAADIPRGLDLSTHIPGLKGVIIIKGADMGIRGDLTVVGCQ, via the coding sequence ATGTATTACAGAAATCAGATAACTAACAGCGATCTGCGAAGATTCCATGTGGTCATCAAAGAGACCAATCTTTTTATCCTGGCTGAGACAGACCTTACGCTCCAGGCTACTCAGGCTGTCCAAAAATATCGCCGGGAACTGGAGGACTACATCCGGTCTGATCCGGACTTTTTAGATACCTTCACTCCTTATCGGGTTGATAGTTCTATTCCCTGGATAGTTCAAGATATGGCCAGGGCGTCTGAATGTGCCGGCGTTGGTCCTATGGCGGCGGTAGCCGGAGCGATAGCTGAACGAGTAGGCCTGGAGCTTTTGAACTATTCCTCGGAAGTGGTAGTCGAAAATGGGGGAGACATATTTATCAAGACCCTTAAGCCCAGGACAGTAGGGATCTATGCGGGTCGCTCGATTATTTCTCATCGGGTAGGACTGCGAATAGAACCGGAAGAAACTCCTTTAGGGATATGCACTTCCTCGGGAACGGTAGGCCCTTCGATAAGTTTTGGCAGAGCCGATGCGGTGGTAGCGGTGGCCTCTTCTACGCCTTTAGCTGATGCGGCGGCCACCTTCATAGGCAATTCAGTTAAGACGGCGGCTGATATTCCAAGAGGACTCGATCTAAGCACCCATATCCCCGGCCTTAAAGGGGTGATTATCATCAAAGGAGCAGATATGGGGATCAGGGGAGATTTGACCGTCGTCGGTTGTCAGTAG